In Augochlora pura isolate Apur16 chromosome 3, APUR_v2.2.1, whole genome shotgun sequence, the sequence ACGAAGCAAGATAGCGACTATAATTTTCCTTTCGAGTGCCGTCGAAACGCAAAATCGTTCGCTTCACGAAAACGTACTTTGTGCCGTATCGTTTCGTCTGCGACGATCCAGAGCCGTGCTAATTCATTCGGAACGAAGCGAATCGTCGTGAAACGGTACCGCCCGTTtatcttctttatttctttcctttaATCGACCGCCCGTTCCATGGTTCCGTAGTTCGTAGAACGCCACAGAACGGTCACGATGTCGCGTGCAATCGATACACCAAATAGTATAATGGTTTTTTGATAAACGTTGTTTAGGCGACGAGTCGTTGTACAATTCTAGGCGAATAATCATCGGTAGATTTGTATAGTTTCGCAAcgcgttatttattacgtCTTGCGACGAGATCAAGCggcatttacatttttttaacgtCCCGGAAGACTCGGCGATCTCGATTCTCGATCCGGACGACCGGTCTCTGCGTGCTCGCGGCgagaatcgatttttttctgtacagagaaagagagagagaaaacgagagagagagagagagagcgagagagagaggaagagagtgtGTGGGCATTAGTAAACACCGCTGATCGTCGTCGTCCGACAGTGCTGAGAATTTGTCGCGAGATCGAGAGAGCTAGCGGAATTGTTTTCTACTGGGAATTGCGAGTCTGTTCGCGAGAGTCGCGAGCTCGTTGCGAATCTCATGTCGCGAACTTCGAGGGAAGTTCCTTGCGGAGGCCTATCGTGCCGAAATACTCTGAAGGATAtcgtttttctgttttttttttagctgAATGTTTTTACTCTCTACCGCATTGTCCGTTGTGTTACAATCATTGTTACAGTCTGTTTGGTATATATGAATTCtgttgtacatatatatatcatagACATGATGTGTCCGTGTTTTTTTGGATGTACGTGTGTGCTATCTCGTCTTTGTTCGTTTGTAGATATTACATTGTCCGCGCTCGTCGCGAGGAGCGACGAAAGTGATTTGTACATTTTCTTTGTTGTTTTTGCGTTGCATGCCTGAGAGTTCCTTTTCTCAGTCCTTTACGTTCCGAGGAGGTTTTCAGCCCCGTTTTGCACGCTCGAACCGGGACTCTGtcctttttatctttttttctttctttcttttctggttccctctgtctctgtgtgtgtatgtgtgttcTCAGCATGCTCGTGACGGGTCGACACGcgttgtataaaaaaaaaaaatggtttgaAGAAAAGACTATTTGCGCACAGCCGCGCGTAACGAGGTGTCCCACGCCcgacgattaaaatatatcagcTGTAAATAGTAGATAAGGATACCGCGAGAAACGGTATACTGTagatatacaaattattcatGACTCCCGAGGATAGTACAAGTCGGTACTCCTGAATTTATATGCCATTCGGTGTACATTTATACGTTCAGTGTACATTTAACAAGTACCTTGGTGACTAATAAACGTCTCTTATAACTGTGCCtctgaaaaacaaaaaaaaaaaaatctacgCCGCGACGTTCGAGTCTCTGCAATTCCACCACCAAAATACCTTTCTCCGGATGATCGAGAAATCACCCCCCGACTTGCAAACGATTTTAAGAAACAGCTCTCAAAAAACTCTTCAAACCTGGaccaaaatgaattttgtttcgtaGATGAACCAGTTTATTAGTACTAAAATCtcttaattttgctattatttggaAGAACTCCccttttataattgttttcaaagaataacaataatgtcggaagatttttcaaattttcattatagactttgataaaaatgttgaaaaacgttcttaatttttctgagTTCTTCCaggtaatagaaaaatttcagaaacaGTATTTCAGTCACTGTAAAATAATCTGGCCTCTTCGACGTTGAACAAATTCGAACGGTTGAGTTttcaaaaaaaatttatcgcTTGTCAAAAGTTGTTTCTCAACAATCGTTGGCGAATGCGTGTGCGTCAGAGAAAGTGAAATATCGGGTTGCAGACGATGCTGCTCGATCGAGAACCGAATCGAGCGGAACGCGCTCGCAACGATTTTGTAGCAACAGCCTGATATATACTCGACGGTGTGTAGAgatagaaaatgaatttctgtcCTCGCCGGATAGGGGACGATTCCCACAACCGGTTTTTCGAAAGAGCATCGCCGCGTAGATGCCCGCGGATCAGAGAGAGAGTTGGGGCCCGGGCGAAACCCGCGCGTCGACGGATCTCCCTTCTTTCGAAGAACCGGTTACAGTAAAGAGGATCGATCTCTTCGAGAAGCGGAGTCGActggaaagagaaaaagagagcgcgTGTCTAATTAGTTAACGCATACCACATTGCAGCAGTTTATTGGGTCTCGTGTAATATTTGGTACAACAGTGTAACAGAGTAAAATTCCTTACGATCTCCACCGTATATTGATCATCTTCGTCGcataatttagataaataataacgcCCGGTCCACGGAACACGGTCCTCGGCTCCCGGGCGCTCTCGCCGAGCACCGATTATCCGGCGTCGTAGCAGCAGTTCCATCTCCCCCGCACGCGTGATAATGATCTCTCGGTCGTCAAACGGAAGCACGGGACGACGAGGTGGCTTAGTATCCGGCCAACTCGGCGAACGTCGAGTCCATCTCGTCGGCGAGCGACTTGTATCTGTCCTTGTTGATGCCCAGCTCGTCTGCAATGTTTGGGAAAATACGTCAGTCAAGCCTCTCGACTACCCTTCTTCCCAACAAAATCCTCTTTCGACCCCTTTCCATCTAATCGATACGGTCCTACGGACCGTCTACGTCGGTTCTACGCGCCTGCCCGATACATTCCCCCGTCCCCGCTCGCAGAATCTACTCGGGAAATTCTGCAGCATTTTCTGCGGTACATTTTTACGTATACAAAACTAGGTCGCGAAGTCCAATCGCCCAAAGATGCTGCATCCGCGGCAGATCGACGAAAGTTGACGCATAGACAATTTGGATGCAGCCCGAGAGCCGTGTTCATAGTCGAGACTCGTTTAAAAGACCATCTTAGACATGATTTTATCAggaatacagtaaattctttgAAACTATTCCACAGCTTGTAAAGAAACATGGATAATTTAGCAATAGGCTCAATTAATCGAGTCTATATAATTTGAggaataatttcagaattttctgtattcCCAAGAAAAGTCTCAAGAAACGACGAATCTAGGTGGCGTCTCAAGACCATGCAGATAAGGTCTCATAAATAAAACTCGACTACGACCACGGCCCTAAGAGATCCCGGTGTCGCTTGAAGGCTTAGAGTCCAAGCGGCAGATCGCAATCTATCGGGCAAGCGCAGGACGCACTACTCGCTCGAACGGACCTAAGTCGCGGCTTTAAAATTGGTTCGAACTGTGTTTCCTCTGGTTTGTTCGGCTACGGGAAGACTGTTACCCCCTACGCAAAAAATCTGTACGGCGATCAATTCGCTCTACAAAAAGCACACTGGCCTCTTCAAAAAAAACCTCTAGGTGTACTGGCGTCGTACAACGGCGGTGTATGATCGGTGTGTTTGTACGAGACAAAATACGGTACACAAAAAGCATCGTGTCGCACATTCGCACGCGTGTGAAAGCAAACTACTAAACGAAGCATCACTAACTTCTTCCTAAATGAGGAAGAAAACTACATCTCGTTGTCCACTTGGTTTCGTGTGCCGCACCGTTTGGTATCGTGTCGCGTTTGAGAGACAAAATCGACCGGGACGGTTGATTTTGGTGCTACTAGACTGATCGTTTTCTAGATTCGAATTCACCATATCGATCCTTCGATCGTAACGGCCTCCGGCCTTTTTGCATTTGATACAATGTTTGTTtttttcgagagagagaatgattCTAGGCACGCCGAAATCCACCACAAGGGTTGATTCTGGTTTCTGTTTGTCGTTGAGTAAGTTTTTTGCACGAACGAACGGCGTCCTCGATGTAATTTCCTTCGTCGGTTAATCACAGTGCTCGAAGCATGCAAGAATCGTGAGGTGTAGTATACCTTTGCACGAGTGTAAGGCAAACGGTTTTGCGTGAGGGTGGCAAATGTACCTGGCGTACGACGGCCCACATAAACACGTGCGAagctttgttttttttttttttttttttttttttgttttttttttttttcgttctcatatttttttcttttctttttttttttgtttctttatttttcgtttcgtttcagaTTTTATTCTGTTAGGCGCCTTGTGTGTTTTCGATGTACGCGTGGATATTAATAGACGATGCTCAACTTGTACGTGAATATAGCGAGAATCTGGGTGTATTTCTTTGTCGGAAGTGAAAAACAAAAGGAAAGAGAACTATAAAAGCGAAGCGCTCCCAAAATCGGACGgtacaaaagaattcaaaggAAATCCTGGcgttgaagaaaaaaaaaaacctcgGAAATCGATGGCCGTGCGGAAACAGCGAACATAACTTGCGTATACATGTAATCTTGTATGAGTGAGAGAGCAtgtgagaaaaaaagagagaaattagGAGACAGAGAAAAGAAAGCGAAAGTAAAATGTGATGCTCTTTGTAAACGTGACGGAAAACGGTGTTTGTTAACAAGTGAGAGAGAAAACTGTGGTGTAATAGAACggaatgaaaacaaaaataataacacgCCCTTTGGAAGCTCAGCGACAAAAGAAAACAAGGGGGAAACAATGTAGCTTCAAGCGGTAAAAGTCACTTTCGAGACGGTGAACGATATAAAACCGAGAGAACAAATTTTTGAGCAAAGAAATAAACGAGAAGTTTCGAGCGATTGTGAGTGGATTCGTTTCTTTCTGACTTTCCGAGTTCTTTTGATCGTATCTTATTATTttgtgcgtgcgtgtgtgtgtgtgttttttttgttttgttttagtAGCCAGAAAGCTCAGCGAATGTCTTGTCCAATTCTTCGCAAATCGTTTTGCGTTTCTCCTTCTGCTGGTGCAGTACGTCTGCAAAGAAAATCATTGGTGTTGCACGGAGAGTACAGTCATTGTCGCGCGGAGATATCTACCCGCGCTACAATCCGCAAAACCCGTTGCTAGTCAACGGTTCGTTGCGATTCTGTTCACGTTCATCGGTAATCGATCAAAGGGTTCTCGCGGATCGCGCGGCAACGTTCGCTCAAGGTTGGCAAATTGACCACGAATCTTTTGATTCCATTCCAGCGTAGCCGTATTACGGAAGCGCCGTTGTCATTTTGCCAAATTACGTCATGGCTGCCTGAGTTCGATGCAAAATAGTCTAAAAATACGGCGCCGCacgcttttatttttttgtccCCACGGCAACGAAAATCCATCCCTTTGGCCGCCGATACCGAAGCTGTACGAATGTGTAAATCCACTAGTACACTTATTAATATGATCTAGATCGTACAGGGGAAAAAGGTTCGCTGACTGACCTTCGAGCCTGTCGACCTCCTTCTGCAACTTCTTGACCGTTTTCTCGGCGAACTCGGCGCGGGCTTCAGCCTCCTTTAGCTTGACCGTCAACGTTTTGAGCTGTCTCTTGAACTCCTCGACTCTTTGGTTAGCCTAAATGGAGCCAGTTAATACGTGCCATGCTAGATTCGATTCGAAGACGATGAAAATGTTGAACGAGGGGACTCACCTTCTCCTCGGAGACCTCCAATGATTTCAAGCTGTTGCCAACGACTTTGAGCTCCTCCTCCAACTCCATGATCTTGCTGCAAAAATCAATCGTCTCGCATAATCTAAAAAAGTTGGAATTCTTACCGGTAGGACGCGAGCACTTACGCTTCGCCGGACTTGACTCGGTCTTCAGCTACTTCCAGCTCGTCTTCAACGAAGGCCAGCTTGCGGGAGACTTCGTCGGACTTTCCGTCGGCGTCCTCGGCAAGCAGACGGGCCTCCTTCAGTTGGTTCGTCAGCTGGTCCATCCTCTCTTCGTCCTGCTGCGCACGGTTCTCCAACACTTTGCACATACTGAAACAGCAATCGGTCAGTCCCGAAACTCTTCAAACCCGGGAACAGATGTCTAACAATCCGTGACAGTCACCGGCTGGACTCATCGGCAGCTTGCGAAGCCTCGGCTAACTTGGCGGTGGCGGTGTTCAATCTCTCCTCGGAACGCTCCAGATCCTCCTCAATCAGCTGGACTTTGCGGTTCAGAGCGGCGACCTCGGACTCCGCCTGGAAACGAAAAAGCCACGGGGTGAGTCACACCCGGTGCCTAAAAGGGGCGGCAGAAGGGAGAGCGCTAGGGTCCGAACAGATGATCCTCCCGGTTCGTAAAACTGCGTCACACTGAGTCATCGATCTTAAACAGGCGAGACGGTCGCGTCGCGACTCCCGGTgacaaaacgaaaataaaacatgTCGGCGAAAATCGCAGTTGGACCCGGGCCAAGATAAACTGGAGCAATCGCAGCTGGAGCCTTTCGCGTCGAGCGACGCTACACACTCACGTTGGTCAGagccttctccttctcctccagGTCCTTGTTCGCCTGGTCCAACGCGTTCTTGTTCGCCGCCAGGTCACCCTCGACTTGCGTCAGCTTCTTCTGCAGGTCGCTCACTTCCTCGTTCACTTTGTCCGCCCGCATGTTCGCCTCCTTGGCCTGGCCCTCGCAGGTGTCGGCCTTGTCCATCGCGTTGTCCTTCTCAAGCTTCATCGCTTGCATCTTCTTCTTGATCGCGTCCATGGTGGCGGCCTTTTTCTCCTGCCGGCTTCCTTCAAGAAACTATCGAGTTCACTGGAATCACCCAAGTCCGATTTAGTTCACTGGCCCATCGTTCCTTTCATCGTCTCGTCGCAGGGGCTTTTGGTCTTTGGACATCGCGAGCATCCGCTTTTCGAACATACGTGGGTCGGATGGGTCTCGGCTAATTTTCTCGGGCAACGAGTGCCCCagaggaaaattgtttttttgaaatatattcgcGCGAAAGTTTGAAGCGTTTCCATAGTCTATCGACACTAAACGAGTTCAGGTCCTTCGGAGAAGATCACTGGGGTCTGAAGTTACCAAGCTTCCCGGTAGGATATTTCCCAGATTTTTGTCTATCAGAGTCATAGACAGAAGCTCGAAATCATCCATAGATTAGGATCCAACgttaaacagaaatttaaatagcCTCCATCGTAAAAATAGTGCTCTCGCCGGGCTCTTTCCTATTGGAGCCGAAGATAAAGATATTTGGGATGATTCATAGATCGTATCCCAacgttaaatagaaattcaggtagagtatttataaaaagaagatcGAAGAAGAAAGTCTTTGCGATCAGAAGCTGGTAGTGCTAAACAGACTTTCCAGCAGTTATCGTCTGCTgtagtaaaaattgaaagctCGAGGTATTTCGTGTGGATGATCGAGCCAACGAAACGTTCTCGTGCCCGAAAGCCGATAGGGCATCTGTATATTCTCCGAGAACATATATACCACGGAAGTTTTCGCATTTTGTTTAGAGAAACAGATCCTAAGTAAGCTGGGATAAAAGTCTGCAGAACCGGTGTCCATGCTCCTTAAAAGAGATTGATAGCACCCTAACGCTATATAAGACGCGACGCGGAGGACATCCGGTTCTCGAAGCGTCCAGTTTTAACCCTGAAAATAGAGGATCGGGCCGTGTACGTGTCGGAGAGACGCGGCTTGCATATTTCGTCGATCTCCGTGGGTTCTGCGAGTCATAATCCGGCGGATGATACCGCGCGGCCTGCGAGCCGCGTCGAAGAGAgacaagagaaagagagcgagtaagagagagagagagagagagatggagagcaCGTCGGTGCGTCTACGGAAATAGCATCCATAGGCAGGCTCTATAAATATGCGCGGAACGACGAAAAGAGAGGACGGCGGCCGGCGTTTCTGAGGCCGCGAGGCGAGGAGGCCAAAAAGCACGAGCGTAACCCAGAAGAACGGGCTTTACTTGGCCGCCACCGACGACCGACATTCGATCTAACTGCCGCGTATTAATAGCATTTACGAAATCATCGCCCAGCGGCTCTCGCGATCTCGCTGCTAGATCCTGCGAGCACGGATTTCACGAGGATCGAGAAGGATCACGGATATCCTTCAGATTTTGCAGCcccgttcgccgcgcgattcCCGCGTAAACTCCCCccaaagaaagaaacgaactGGCTGATCTCGCCGCGGTGCCCCGAACAGAATTTTGCCCGTCGAGCAAACGCCCGCTGTGTTTACATCGAGGAACGTCGCGTGGGAACGTTCGTAAATATCCAGATCGGCGATAGAGGctcgggggaaaaaaaactGATCCGTAAATATTTGGTAGAAGGGTGCGAACGATGGAAGATCCGGCCGGGTCATTTTAATTGATCGTTTGGTAGCTGAATGGCAACATTCGACCCTCTTTCCGGTTATTAATAGCGCCTGGAAGGCGTTTGGCATCTGGTTACCCGCGAGTGCCAAAGTGACATAAGAAAGTAGATCCTCGAAAGTCAATAACAACCGGCGGGGACCTTGTTCCGAGCCTTTGTCGCGCGACGGCTTTTGGACGATGTAGGAGGCGTGTTAGTTGACAGTGCGAGCGCTACTTACTGCATGATTACGGCACAAGCCTGGAAAAAGCACTGGAAGCGTTAGTTCGTGCGAAAGCTGCGTTGGTTTAGAGAAGCTCTTGCGAAAAGCGATCTCGCCTGCGTCTCCGTCTTATCTGCAAATCATTCCGGCTGCTTATTCTCGGCATCGTCTCCGACAGACATCGACGAGCTCTATTTCGTTGCCGCGGATCAGGCTCGCTACCAGGAAACATCCACCGGATCGTTCCGCAGTTAGAGGTCGAAAATAGCATGCGAGAAGACCGATCCGATGCGATTCCAGCTTGCGACGATCCCGGTCGAGCGACGAGAGTGTCTCACCTCGATTTACCATTATTTCTCTGAttctcatttcatttattaatcacTTATTTGATCTTCTCATCGTATCACTTCTTTTCTCtcgtcttttttattataactagCGCGACATATCGTCGTACCATCGTAACACAGAGAGACTTTCTCCCGTCGACCGAACGAATACCATGGTCGTTGCGATGTGTTAACAGCAAAGCAAGGTTAAAAGATCTACTTACAAGCGAAAGCAGTTTGCTCAAAACCTTCAAGACGACAGACGTGGCCCGCGATCCTGAAGCTTCCGAGCAACCGAAGCTCCCCGTTAGCGCAAGCTTCTCCGGCGATCAAGCAAGAAGCCcagtcctcctcctcctccatccTCCACGGGGTCGTTCCGTCTCGAATCCATCGGCGGATCCACCGCGGGAATGTTCCACGGCACAGAGAGTCTTGGAATTTTTACGGGCACTCGCGTCATCGTCGGACGGCCGGACGCGGATTTCGGACGTGACGTGAAGAGAAGCGTAGAGAcggtagaagaagaagaagacgtgGGGATCCACGGGGACGGTTGCTCCGTCTCCTCGGACGGTTTTTTGCTCGGAGTTCACTTACCTAACCCGAGCGATCAGAGTGGCGCGAGTCGAGTGTCCGAGGGTGCTTCGGCGagcttcttcgtcttcgtctcgATGCGGGACGTGAACTCGCGGCGGTGCCGTGGATCGGAGGTGGGGAGCCCAAAAATGGACCGCCACGGAAAGTTCTACGGGGGTGGGGCCCCGAACGTTTATTTTCTGCTCGCCGCTCCTCGGGAATTTCTCTCACCTTCCAATGGGGAGAGACACTGGAGCCCGGAGGCGCGATCATCCACGGACTACGGCGACGGGGATCGATTTCGAATCGGAACGCGCGTCTTCCGATCCCCTGTTCCGCGGCCCTCCGGATGACAGATTGGATCGAATTACCGGATGCAGTGCGCGGAACAGAACGCGAGCGATCCGTTTCCGAAAAATCCTGCGAAGCTGTCGCGATTTTTTTTGCCGACCGAGTCGCGAGCCTGTTGCCCGCGCGGCTATTTTTGACCGCTTCGCGGTCAATTGTACGCCGAGGAGCTTTTAACTAGCTACAATCGCACCGACAGCAACAATAAACGAGAAAATCACCGGATATCTGTTAAGCATAGAGAAAAGGCGATGCTCTAGCATCGATCCGGAGATCTCATGGATTTTTCTATGTACCGCTGAACGATCCCGGAGATTTATTAGCAACTCCAAATTCCTTGACTCTGAATTCTGCGTTGAACGAGAACcgagattatttttcaaacgagtaaaaaaaaattctctagCTTCCTAATCCTAATACGTCGTTCTAGAGATGTTGCGTTAATATTTTGTGAAGCGAAGTGGGTCAAAACCTCTGCTTCGCCTTCAGTTCCCATTTTACTCCGCAGCTTTAAATCGAGCGAAGTCTATCTCGTAACGTAATTGTTAGACCGCGAATCTTtaggtgaaataaaatactcgCCGATCGGTTGCATAAAAGCCACGCAGTCTAACAATTGTTGCGtttcgcaaaatattttaatcatgaTAACATCGGTGAGATTTGAAATTAACGGGCAAAGGTAACCTAATTAATGATCGGACCGATGATTGTGCTGATTTATTTCCCTTCCCTTCCGCCAATCGCGTTAATGACGAGGTTGCGAGTATTCTTACGACAGTTACAAAATTCACAATATCAATTACGCGTGAACGATGTACCAGTTACTTGGACGAGTCCTTCAAGATGTTGAACGACGAGTAGCTCATCTTTATGATCTGGAATTCACGATCGTTAAAGAGCGTTCGTTTCCATGAACGAGGCGGAACAGTTTCTCAACTAACGGTGACGAAAGATTCCGTGGACAGTGTGATGACTTGGGCGCTGGACATTTTCACGGGCTTCCTGGACCTCATCATGATCATCAGCAAGTCTTTCACTATACTCACTGGAAGCGTGGTCCAGTCCATCTGGTAAATGGCGTCGCAGACTTTCGTGCTCTGCGAACATTGTTCGTGAATTTCAGAGATCGAAATGTACAGCCGAGTTGGGCATTTCTCGACATAATTGAACGACTAAAATTATGACTgacaaataatttagataatttttattttccacacAGATCCGTGGACTAATTATTACACGAACGGACGAGGCCGAGATCATTGGTCGATCTTCGATTTGTGCCCAACTACGAAGAGCACGCCGAAACGACTCCAGAGGATCCACGGATCGTGTCAAGAAAGCATCGAGAAACTTTGCCGGCGATTTTTCCGTCGGCTCTGGATCGTGTTCGGCGCGCCGAATGATTCAAGGAAACGAAATTCGGTGCCAACCTTCAACGTCACCTCGTTTCCGTACCAGCAGTATAAATACACCTGCATGAGCATGCTGCACAAATAGGATAAGCTCCACGCGAAGTTCACGTCGAGCGAGTGCGCCGTCGACATTTTGTAAATAGTCAGGCAGAGCACTATGCAGCTCACCATGAACTGCAGCAGAATCATGTACTGGAACACGGTGTTCACGCTGTGCGCGAACCTGCAATCGGTAACAAAGGTTCTGATCGAGTCCGCCGACTACGCGATCGACGAGTATATTTTCTCACTTGTAGATCCGGAGCTGGTGGTCGATCAAGTTCTTTAGAATCTTCTTTCTCCTGATGTTCAAGTCCGTCGCGGACACGCTCTCCCTCTCCGCTTC encodes:
- the Tm2 gene encoding tropomyosin 2, which produces MDAIKKKMQAMKLEKDNAMDKADTCEGQAKEANMRADKVNEEVSDLQKKLTQVEGDLAANKNALDQANKDLEEKEKALTNAESEVAALNRKVQLIEEDLERSEERLNTATAKLAEASQAADESSRMCKVLENRAQQDEERMDQLTNQLKEARLLAEDADGKSDEVSRKLAFVEDELEVAEDRVKSGEAKIMELEEELKVVGNSLKSLEVSEEKANQRVEEFKRQLKTLTVKLKEAEARAEFAEKTVKKLQKEVDRLEDELGINKDRYKSLADEMDSTFAELAGY